In the genome of Deltaproteobacteria bacterium, one region contains:
- a CDS encoding PAS domain S-box protein: protein MNSSGDTPRRPLRVLVIEDSPDDAELLARELHSGGYAPTVERVETAAAMAAALARQTWDLVISDYAMPRFSALAALELLQGSGLDLPFIVVSGRIGEDVAVAAMKAGAHDYLMKGQLARLVPAVERELREAEVRRERKHAEDALQRRERLFRSLIENASDMVAVFDANGVSRYVSPSHERVLGYAAAELVGRSAFELLHPEDVAAAQAAFEREVHQPESASSTEFRIRHHDGSYRVLEGVAKNLLADPAVAGVIVNTRDITERRLAEIEREQEAQIATALARVGQELISSLETPALLERLCRLTTEVLQCDSSRTWMWQPEEDFFAPVASCGDSREDREAIRVLKLPRAMLASLLAQLRQHGVAQAGGGQIPELEIPALKRQLAVKAVLYMALRRGNTVIGFQTAAHRHCGDPFSPHQERLARGIAHIASLALTNARLVEELARANRLKSDFVATMSHELRTPLNIIIGYNTLMLDGDFGALNAQQQETLRRVGRSAQALLELISATLDLSRLEAGRIQLDLADVLLPDLLQEIEAETRAAEVRNNLELVWRVAPDLPQLRTDPLKLKVALKNLVTNAVKFTPAGSVTVDGHSCDGGVEITVTDTGIGIAPEALGIIFEPFRQVDSSSTRPYGGVGLGLYIARQLANALGGTIAVESQIGQGSRFALWVPRRPPARPARWSGAPK from the coding sequence ATGAACTCATCCGGTGACACACCCCGGCGGCCATTACGGGTGCTGGTCATCGAGGATTCGCCCGATGATGCGGAGCTACTCGCCCGCGAGCTGCACAGCGGCGGTTACGCCCCCACGGTCGAGCGCGTGGAGACCGCGGCGGCCATGGCTGCCGCGCTCGCTCGTCAGACGTGGGACCTTGTGATCTCGGACTACGCCATGCCGCGCTTCAGCGCGCTGGCGGCTCTGGAGCTACTGCAGGGCAGCGGGCTCGATCTACCCTTCATCGTGGTGTCGGGAAGAATCGGCGAAGACGTGGCGGTGGCGGCAATGAAGGCGGGGGCGCATGACTACCTGATGAAGGGGCAGCTCGCCCGCCTGGTGCCGGCGGTCGAGCGGGAGCTGCGCGAGGCCGAAGTCCGGCGCGAGCGCAAACACGCCGAGGATGCGCTGCAACGCCGCGAGCGCTTGTTCCGATCTCTGATCGAGAATGCTTCGGACATGGTGGCCGTTTTCGATGCCAACGGTGTCTCGCGTTACGTTAGCCCGTCACATGAGCGCGTGTTGGGGTACGCGGCCGCAGAACTGGTGGGCCGCAGCGCCTTCGAGTTGCTGCATCCCGAAGACGTCGCGGCGGCGCAGGCGGCCTTCGAGCGCGAAGTTCACCAGCCCGAGAGCGCATCGTCGACTGAGTTCCGTATCCGACACCATGACGGCTCGTACCGTGTACTCGAAGGCGTCGCCAAGAACTTGCTTGCCGACCCGGCGGTGGCGGGCGTGATCGTCAACACGCGTGATATCACCGAACGCCGGTTGGCCGAGATCGAGCGCGAGCAAGAGGCGCAGATCGCCACGGCCCTGGCCCGGGTGGGCCAGGAACTGATTTCCTCGCTGGAGACACCAGCGCTGCTCGAACGGCTGTGCCGTCTGACCACCGAGGTGCTGCAATGCGACTCCAGCCGCACCTGGATGTGGCAGCCGGAGGAAGACTTTTTCGCCCCGGTGGCCAGTTGCGGCGACTCGCGTGAGGATCGCGAGGCGATCCGAGTGCTCAAGTTGCCGCGAGCGATGCTGGCCAGCCTGCTGGCGCAACTTCGCCAACACGGGGTGGCGCAGGCTGGCGGCGGGCAGATTCCGGAACTCGAGATTCCCGCCCTCAAGCGCCAGCTCGCCGTGAAGGCGGTGCTTTACATGGCCTTGCGACGGGGCAACACCGTGATCGGTTTCCAGACCGCGGCCCATCGCCACTGTGGAGATCCCTTCTCGCCCCACCAGGAACGCCTGGCGCGCGGGATCGCGCACATCGCCTCGCTGGCTCTGACCAATGCCCGCTTGGTCGAAGAACTCGCCCGCGCCAACCGCTTGAAGTCGGACTTCGTTGCCACCATGTCGCACGAGTTGCGCACCCCTCTCAACATCATCATCGGCTACAACACCTTGATGCTCGATGGCGACTTCGGCGCCCTCAATGCACAACAGCAGGAGACGCTGCGGCGGGTGGGTAGGAGTGCCCAGGCGCTGCTCGAACTGATCAGCGCCACACTTGACCTCAGCCGCTTGGAAGCTGGCCGCATCCAGCTCGATTTGGCCGATGTCTTGCTGCCCGATCTGTTGCAGGAGATCGAGGCGGAGACGCGGGCCGCGGAGGTCAGAAACAATCTAGAGCTGGTATGGCGGGTGGCGCCGGATTTGCCCCAGCTGCGCACCGACCCCCTGAAACTGAAAGTGGCGCTCAAAAACCTCGTCACCAACGCGGTGAAATTCACCCCGGCGGGCAGCGTGACGGTGGACGGTCACAGTTGCGACGGCGGTGTGGAGATCACCGTGACCGATACCGGCATCGGCATCGCCCCCGAAGCGCTGGGCATCATCTTCGAGCCCTTTCGGCAAGTCGATAGCTCCTCGACCCGCCCCTATGGTGGCGTGGGATTGGGCCTGTATATCGCCCGCCAACTGGCCAACGCGCTCGGCGGCACAATTGCGGTGGAAAGCCAGATCGGGCAGGGATCACGCTTTGCGCTCTGGGTGCCGCGCCGGCCGCCTGCACGTCCGGCACGCTGGAGCGGCGCGCCCAAGTAA
- a CDS encoding glycoside hydrolase family 2: MTASASLHPRPEYPRPHRVRPRWQNLNGVWEFAFDDDDRGLAQGWETGQTLSRRITVPFTFEAPLSGIGEPTAHPVVWYRRRLEVPPEFLGQRLLLHIGACDYSTRIWVNGRAAGTHCGGYSPISCEVQELVRPGSNELVVRVEDRPVWSQPRGKQIVGDAPVFIDYDRVTGIWQTVWIEPVPDVYIEDCWSRFSLAGSRLVVQVYTNREFAGEAEAVVSFAGTEMASGRAYLQERREGAIELTIANPRLWSPADPALYDIKISLHDGGAVVDAVQTYAGLREFSSQGRTVLLNGEPFYFRGVLDQGYFPGGWYTAASDGDLKRDIELMQAMGFNGARKHQKAEDPRWLYWADRLGFVVWAEIGNGRDFCSQHVQDLTREWTELVRRDRLHPAIMAWVPLNESWGVDAVDRNPAQQHWVRTLYHLTKSLDPTRLVVANDGWQFLTGDLWGLHSYVSDGPALARHLRAVLANPTTELIPGRQAALPGTLVSDIPVMLTELGGVTFRDPARPVQIAGAWGYDVVTDAAEFAGRLRALVEAVRAQPEFSGLVWTQLTDVQQEANGLLYFDRTPKLPLAMLREIFE; the protein is encoded by the coding sequence TTGACGGCATCAGCGAGCCTGCATCCGCGCCCCGAGTATCCGCGGCCACACCGCGTGCGCCCGCGATGGCAAAACCTCAATGGGGTGTGGGAGTTTGCCTTTGACGATGACGATCGCGGGCTTGCCCAGGGTTGGGAAACCGGACAGACCCTATCGCGGCGGATCACGGTGCCGTTCACATTCGAGGCGCCCCTATCGGGGATCGGCGAGCCGACAGCGCATCCGGTCGTGTGGTACCGGCGGCGGCTGGAGGTGCCGCCGGAGTTCTTGGGCCAGCGGCTGCTGCTGCACATCGGCGCCTGTGACTACAGCACGCGGATCTGGGTCAACGGCCGCGCCGCGGGTACGCATTGCGGGGGATACTCGCCCATCAGCTGCGAGGTCCAGGAGCTGGTGCGACCTGGCAGCAACGAACTCGTCGTGCGGGTCGAGGACCGGCCGGTGTGGAGCCAGCCGCGCGGCAAACAGATCGTCGGGGATGCCCCGGTATTCATCGACTATGACCGCGTCACCGGCATCTGGCAGACGGTTTGGATCGAACCCGTGCCCGACGTTTATATCGAGGACTGCTGGAGTCGTTTCTCCCTCGCAGGCAGTCGCCTAGTTGTGCAGGTGTACACCAACCGCGAGTTCGCCGGCGAGGCGGAAGCCGTCGTATCCTTTGCGGGCACCGAGATGGCTTCGGGCCGCGCTTATCTCCAGGAGCGGCGGGAAGGGGCGATCGAACTGACGATTGCGAACCCGCGGCTGTGGTCGCCGGCTGATCCGGCGCTGTACGATATCAAGATCTCGTTGCACGATGGCGGGGCCGTCGTCGACGCGGTGCAGACATATGCCGGCCTGCGAGAGTTCTCGAGTCAAGGGCGAACGGTCCTGCTCAACGGCGAGCCGTTCTACTTCCGCGGCGTGCTGGACCAGGGCTACTTCCCTGGCGGCTGGTACACGGCCGCCAGCGACGGCGACCTCAAGCGTGACATCGAGCTGATGCAGGCAATGGGCTTCAACGGTGCCCGCAAGCACCAGAAGGCCGAAGACCCACGCTGGCTCTACTGGGCCGACCGCCTCGGCTTCGTGGTCTGGGCCGAGATCGGCAACGGCCGCGACTTCTGTTCGCAGCATGTTCAGGACCTTACGCGCGAGTGGACAGAGTTGGTTCGGCGCGATCGCCTGCATCCGGCGATAATGGCGTGGGTGCCGCTGAACGAGTCGTGGGGCGTCGATGCAGTCGATCGCAACCCGGCCCAGCAGCATTGGGTGCGCACGCTGTACCATCTGACGAAGAGCCTCGACCCGACGCGCTTGGTGGTGGCCAACGACGGCTGGCAGTTTCTGACCGGCGACCTCTGGGGTCTGCACAGCTACGTCTCGGACGGGCCGGCACTCGCGCGGCACTTACGCGCAGTGCTCGCCAACCCGACCACGGAGCTGATCCCCGGCCGCCAAGCCGCGTTGCCCGGCACGTTGGTGTCCGACATCCCGGTCATGCTGACCGAGTTGGGCGGCGTCACCTTCCGCGACCCGGCACGGCCGGTGCAAATCGCCGGCGCCTGGGGTTACGACGTGGTCACCGACGCAGCGGAATTCGCCGGGCGTCTACGTGCCTTGGTGGAGGCCGTGCGCGCCCAGCCCGAGTTCAGCGGACTGGTCTGGACCCAACTCACCGACGTTCAACAAGAGGCCAACGGTCTATTGTACTTCGACCGCACTCCGAAGCTGCCGCTGGCGATGCTGCGAGAGATCTTCGAGTAG
- a CDS encoding RNA-binding protein: protein MGRKLYVGNLAFDVTDRELEELFAQAGTCESVSVITDRTTGQSRGFGFVEMGSNAEAQRAIQQFDGQEFKGRTLRVNEAREREGGGGGGGGRPGGGRPGGGRPGGSGGRGGRGGGGGGGGWERRY, encoded by the coding sequence ATGGGACGGAAACTGTACGTCGGCAATCTGGCATTCGACGTCACGGACAGGGAGCTGGAAGAGCTATTCGCTCAGGCAGGCACGTGTGAATCGGTATCGGTGATAACCGATCGCACTACCGGTCAATCTCGGGGCTTCGGCTTTGTCGAGATGGGTTCGAACGCGGAAGCGCAGCGCGCCATCCAGCAGTTTGATGGCCAGGAGTTCAAGGGACGCACACTGCGTGTGAACGAAGCGCGCGAGCGCGAGGGCGGTGGTGGCGGCGGCGGTGGTCGTCCGGGCGGTGGTCGTCCGGGTGGCGGTCGTCCGGGCGGTAGTGGTGGCCGTGGTGGTCGCGGTGGTGGCGGTGGTGGTGGCGGTTGGGAGCGGCGCTACTAG